The following is a genomic window from Pararhizobium capsulatum DSM 1112.
GCGCTACGGCTCGGCCCGCACGCTCTACAATTTCAACATCGATAACGCTGATGCGTACTAAGGCAGGGACCCGTACATGAGCTATCACAACCCCTATACCCCGCCACGCAAGTCAGCGACCTTCGACGATTATACGCTTGCAGAAATCCGCCGCGCGGCGGCAACCGGCATCTACGATATCCGCGGCGCGGGCACCAAGCGCAAGGTTCCGCATTTCGACGACCTCCTGTTCCTCGGTGCCTCGATCTCGCGGTATCCGCTCGAAGGCTACCGCGAGAAATGCGACACGTCAGTCGTGCTCGGTGCGCGCCATGCGAAAAAGCCGATCGTCCTGAAGACGCCGATCACCATCGCCGGCATGAGCTTCGGTGCTCTCTCCGGCAATGCCAAGGAAGCGCTCGGACGCGGCGCCACGATCGCCGGGACATCGACCACTACCGGTGACGGCGGCATGACCGACGAGGAGCGCGGCCACAGTCAGACACTCGTCTATCAGTATCTGCCGTCGCGTTACGGCATGAACCCGAAGGACCTGCGCCGCGCCGATGCCATCGAGATCGTTGTCGGCCAGGGCGCCAAGCCCGGCGGTGGCGGCATGCTGCTCGGCCAGAAGATTTCCGACCGCGTCGCCAACATGCGCAACCTGCCAAAGGGCATCGACCAGCGTTCGGCCTGCCGTCATCCCGACTGGACCGGCCCTGACGATCTCGAAATCAAGATCATGGAACTGCGCGAAATCACCGATTGGGAAAAGCCCATCTACGTGAAGGTCGGCGGCGCACGCCCCTATTACGACACGGCGCTTGCTGTGAAAGCCGGCGCCGACGTCGTCGTGCTCGACGGCATGCAGGGAGGAACGGCGGCCACGCAGGACGTCTTCATCGAGAATGTCGGCATGCCGACGCTCGCCTGCATCCGTCCCGCCGTCCAGGCGCTGCAGGATCTCGGCATGCACCGCAAGGTGCAGCTGATCATCTCGGGCGGCATCCGTTCGGGCGCCGATGTGGCCAAGGCCTTGGCATTGGGTGCTGACGCAGTTGCCATCGGTACGGCAGCGCTGGTTGCCATCGGCGATAACGATCCGCACTGGGAAGAGGAATACCAGAAGCTCGGAACGACGGCCGGCGCCTATGACGACTGGCATGAAGGCAAGGATCCGGCCGGCATCACCACGCAGGACCCGGAACTTGCCAAGCGCCTCGATCCGGTCGCTGCCGGGCGTCGTCTCGCCAACTACCTCAAGGTTATGACGCTCGAAGCCCAGACCATCGCCCGTGCCTGCGGCAAGAACCATCTCCACAATCTGGAGCCGGAAGACCTCGTCGCCCTGACGATCGAAGCTTCCGCCATGGCGCAGGTGCCGCTTGCAGGCACCAGCTGGATCCCCGGCAAGGGAGGCTTCTGACCTCGATAAAACTTCGGTCGTCGCTGATCTCCCAAGGTAGTGGCGGCCATTTCCATGAAAAAGTGTCTGAATAATCCAAAGGGGAACACAGTGACACTCGATCTTGCTACCTTTGCCAAGGACCGTGGCATCAAATATTTCATGATCAGCTATACCGACCTGTTCGGTGGCCAGCGGGCAAAGCTCGTTCCGGCCGAGGCGATCGCCGACATGCAGAAGGACGGCGCAGGCTTTGCAGGCTTTGCCACATGGCTCGACCTGACACCCGCCCATCCCGATCTCTTCGCGCTTCCGGATGCATCCTCCGTCATCCAGCTTCCGTGGAAAAAGGACGTTGCCTGGGTCGCCGCCGATTGCGTCATGGACGACCAGCCGGTGGAGCAGGCGCCGCGCGTCATGCTGAAACGGCTGGTCTCCGAAGCCGCCAAGGAAGGCCTTCGCGTCAAGACCGGCGTCGAGCCGGAATTTTTCCTGATCTCGCCGGATGGCGGTAAAATCTCCGACGAATACGATACGGCCGAAAAGCCCTGCTACGACCAGCAGGCGGTGATGCGCCGTTACGACGTGATCGCCGAAATCTGCGATTACATGCTGGAACTTGGCTGGAAGCCGTACCAGAACGACCACGAGGATGCGAACGGCCAGTTCGAGATGAATTGGGAATATGACGACGCGCTGCAGACGGCCGACAAGCATTCCTTCTTCAAGTTCATGGTGAAGACGGTTGCCGAAAAGCACGGCCTTCGCGCCACCTTCATGCCCAAGCCCTTCAAGGGCCTGACCGGCAACGGCTGCCACGCCCATATCTCCGTCTGGGATGTGGAAGGCAAGACCAATGCGTTTGCCGACAAGGACATGCCATTTGGTCTGTCCGCCAAGGGCAAGACCTTCCTCGGCGGCATCATGAGGCATGCTTCGGCGCTCGCCGCGGTGACCAACCCGACGGTCAATTCCTACAAGCGCATCAACGCGCCCCGCACCATCTCCGGCGCGACCTGGGCACCAAACACCGTGACATGGACGGGCAACAACCGAACCCACATGGTTCGCGTTCCGGGTCCGGGACGGTTCGAGCTGCGGCTGCCGGATGGTGCCGTCAACCCATACCTGCTCCAGGCGATCATCGTCGCGGCAGGCCTCAACGGCATCCGGAAAAACGCTGATCCCGGCCGCCACTACGATATCGACATGTACAAGGAAGGCCACACCGTCACCGACGCGCCGCGCCTGCCCCTGAACCTGCTCGATGCACTGCGCGAATACGACAAGGACGAGGACCTGAAGGCGACGCTCGGACTTGAGTTCTCCAGCGCCTACCTGAAGCTCAAGCACCAGGAATGGAATGCCTATACGTCGCATTTCACGGAATGGGAACGCCAGACGACACTCGATATCTGAAGATTACGTTTCGAGAAGAGACGCCGCTTCGGCAATCGTTTGATCGGGAAAGACATATGAAACACTTCGTGCTCACCGTCGCCTGCAAGGCGACCCGCGGGATCGTGGCTGCTATATCCGGCTATCTGGCGGCCAAGGGCTGCAACATTAACGACAGTTCGCAGTTCGACGACATGGAATCCGGAAAATTCTTCATGCGCGTCGGCTTCGCATCCGAAGAGCAGAAAACGATGGCGGAGATTGCCGAAGGCTTCGCCGAAATCGCCAAGCCTTTCGACATGAAGTACCGCTTCAATGACAACGACGAGCGCATGAAGGTGCTGCTCATGGTCTCGCGCTTCGGTCATTGTCTCAACGACCTGCTCTATCGATGGAAGATCGGCGCGCTGCCGATCGAGATCGTCGGCGTCGTCTCCAACCACTTCGAGTACCAGAAGGTGGTGGTCAATCACGACATCCCCTTCCACCACATCAAGGTGACCAAGGAGAACAAGCCGCAGGCCGAGGCTCGGCTGATGGAGGTGGTCGAGCAATCCGGCACCGAGTTGATCGTTCTCGCCCGCTACATGCAGGTTCTGTCGGATGCCGTCTGCAAGAAGATGTCGGGCCGCATCATCAACATCCACCACTCGTTCCTGCCGTCTTTCAAGGGTGCCAACCCCTACAAACAGGCGTTCGAGCGCGGCGTGAAGCTGATCGGCGCGACTGCGCACTACGTGACCGAAGATCTCGACGAAGGTCCGATCATCGAGCAGGACGTGGCGCGCATCACTCATGCGCAGTCGGGAGAGGACTATGTCTCGATCGGTCGGGACGTGGAAAGCCAGGTGCTGGCCCGCGCCATCCATGCGCACATCCACCACCGCACCTTCATCAACGGCAACCGCACGGTCATATTCCCGCCGAGCCCCGGCTCCTATGCTTCGGAACGAATGGGGTGAGCCACAAATATCCCGACGAGCGTTGTCGGGCCACAATGCCGATACTGAGTTGAACGCTCTTGCGAGTTTAAACAGCGAAGCTATACTCAGGAAATAAATATTCCACAAAAGAAAATGGGAACGAGAATATGGCACTAAGCTGGCGTTTTTCCGCCCTTGCAGACCGGCATCGGGCATTGGGATCGAACCTTGAGGACTGGAGCGGCATGGGAACCGCCTGGACCTACGACAAGGACATCTATGAAGAACATATCGCCGTGCGCACCAAGGCCGGCATCATGGATGTCTCCGGCCTGAAGAAGGTCCATCTCGTCGGTCCCCATGCGATCGCCATTCTGGAATACATCACCACCCGCGACATGACGAAGATTTATCCCGGCAAGTCGGTCTATGCCTGCATGCTCAACGATCGCGGCCATTTCACCGACGACTGCATCGTCTATCGCACAGGCCCGAATTCCTGGATGCTGGTGCATGGTTCCGGCTCCGGCTTCGAGGAAATCGTCAAGCAGGCACAGGGCCGCAATTGCGCCGTGCTGTTCGATGACGACCTGCACGACCTGTCGCTGCAAGGCCCGCTCGCTGTCGATTATCTCGAAAAATACGTGCCCGGTATCCGCGACCTCAAATATTTCCATCACATGCAGACGACGCTGTTCGGCGCGCCGGTGATGATCTCGCGCACCGGCTATACCGGCGAGCGCGGCTACGAGATTTTCGTGCGCGGGCAGGATGCCGGCATGGTCTGGGACCGCATCGTGGATGAAGGCAAGGAGATGGGCATCATCCCCGTCTGTTTCAGCGTTCTCGACATGCTGCGCGTCGAAAGCTACCTCCTGTTCTACCCCTACGATAACTCGCAGATGTATCCGTTTGCCAACGAGCAGCCCGGCGACAGCCTGTGGGAGCTCGGCCTCGACTTCACGGTCAGCCCCGGCAAGACCGGGTTCCGCGGCGCGGAGGAACATGCGCGTCTCAAGGGCAAGGAACGTTTCAAGATCTTCGGCCTTTTGGTCGAGGCGGATGGTCCGACAGATCTCGGCGACGAGGTCTGGGATGGCGACAAGAAGGTGGGTGTCATCACCTGCCCGTCCTATTCCAAGCTCACCAACCGCTCGATGGCGATCATGCGCGTCGAGGTGCCTTACGCCGTTCAAGGCACGAAACTGCAGGTGAAGGGCAAGAACGTCAACGCACCGGCCATCGCCCACACGATCACCTTCGACGATCCGAAGAAGACGAAACGGACGGCGCAGGGCTGACGGCATGCTCGTACAAGGGATCAAAAGCAGGCCGGAATATAAGGGGCTCGACATTGATCCCCACGCGAAACGCCACCTCTTCGTCCTCGAGGGCGAAGGGGCGGCAGCCTTCACCGATCAGGTGGAGCTGAAGGGCAGGGATTTCCTCGCAAAATCGGAAATCCTCTATCTGGCCGCGGGTGCTGCGCCAAAGACCTACGACCTCACGCTCTCGGCCCTCTCACCCGATATCTTCTGGCAGGCGCCGACGCTTCAACCGCTGTTGTTTCGCCTGCGGGCCTGTCTTGAGCAGGCCCGGATGGGAACGCGGCTCTATATCGCCGGCACCGAAGGCTTCATCGGCCAGATCATGCAGGTGGCGCTCGAATTTGGCATCGATTTCAACTCGATCCGCACCGAACATCGCGGCTCCACCGCACGCCGGGTGCAGTGCGTGCACTGCAAGGGCATCACCGACAGCGTGACCACCAGCCCCTTTGCCTGCACCCATTGCGGACTTCTCTTGCTGGTGCGCGACCACTATTCCCGCCGCCTCGGCGCCTTCCAGGGCGTCAACATCGATGCGGAAGAACCGGGGACTGCGCCTGCCCCCGAGGAGATGTTCCCGTGAGCCTCAATACCGATATGCCTGTGCGGGTCGCCGATGTGACCGAGGTGACCGATCTGGTCAAACGCTTCCGCTTCGAGCGGCTGGACGGCCATCCCATGCCGTTCTTCTCCGGCGGCGCCCATGTCGTCGTCTCGATGAACGACAACGGCCTTCTGCGCCGCAATCCCTATTCGCTGATGTCCAACCCCGACGACAACAGCGCCTACGAAATCAGCGTGCTCCGGGTTCCCAATTCCCGCGGTGGCTCGGTCTTCATGCACGAACAGGTGAAGCCTGGTGACCAGCTGACCGTCAGCCAGCCGGTCAATCTCTTCGCGCCTGACCATCGCGGTCGAAAGCACATCCTGTTTGCCGGCGGCATCGGCATCACTCCGTTCATCGCCATGATGGAACAGTTCAGCCGCGACAATATCGCCTTTGAACTGCACTACGCCATCCGCTCCCGTTCGCACGGGGCCTACTGGCAGCAGTTGCTGGACCGTTACGGCCCGCGCCGGATCAAGATCTATGTCGACGAGGAAAAGACCTATATTCCCGTTGCCGAGATTGCCGACAACCAGCCGCTCGGAACGCATCTCTATGTTTGCGGCCCGGCCGGGATGATCGACGGCGTGCTGATGACAGCGCTGAAAGCCGGGTGGCCCAAGGAAAACCTGCATTCGGAACGTTTTCTGGCACCTCCCGCCGGCCTGCCGTTCCAGGTCTTCCTCGAAAAATCCGATATCCACATGACCGTCGGCGAGCATCAGAGCATTCTGGAGGCCGCCGAGGCCCACGGCTGCGACGCGCCTTACATGTGTCGCGGCGGCGCCTGTGGCCAGTGCGAAACCGCGGTCTCGTCCTGTGACGGCACGCTGGAACACAACGATATCTACCTGTCGGACGAGGAAAAGGCGTCCGGCAAGAAGGTCATGATCTGCGTCTCGCGGTTCAAAGGCCAGCAACTCGTTCTTCAACTCTAGCTTAAGGGGACCGGACAGATGACCATCACGTTCAGGAGCGAGACGTTCCGCGACGACTTCAGCTTCCGCAACAGCCTCTACAATATC
Proteins encoded in this region:
- a CDS encoding FMN-binding glutamate synthase family protein — protein: MSYHNPYTPPRKSATFDDYTLAEIRRAAATGIYDIRGAGTKRKVPHFDDLLFLGASISRYPLEGYREKCDTSVVLGARHAKKPIVLKTPITIAGMSFGALSGNAKEALGRGATIAGTSTTTGDGGMTDEERGHSQTLVYQYLPSRYGMNPKDLRRADAIEIVVGQGAKPGGGGMLLGQKISDRVANMRNLPKGIDQRSACRHPDWTGPDDLEIKIMELREITDWEKPIYVKVGGARPYYDTALAVKAGADVVVLDGMQGGTAATQDVFIENVGMPTLACIRPAVQALQDLGMHRKVQLIISGGIRSGADVAKALALGADAVAIGTAALVAIGDNDPHWEEEYQKLGTTAGAYDDWHEGKDPAGITTQDPELAKRLDPVAAGRRLANYLKVMTLEAQTIARACGKNHLHNLEPEDLVALTIEASAMAQVPLAGTSWIPGKGGF
- the glnT gene encoding type III glutamate--ammonia ligase, producing MTLDLATFAKDRGIKYFMISYTDLFGGQRAKLVPAEAIADMQKDGAGFAGFATWLDLTPAHPDLFALPDASSVIQLPWKKDVAWVAADCVMDDQPVEQAPRVMLKRLVSEAAKEGLRVKTGVEPEFFLISPDGGKISDEYDTAEKPCYDQQAVMRRYDVIAEICDYMLELGWKPYQNDHEDANGQFEMNWEYDDALQTADKHSFFKFMVKTVAEKHGLRATFMPKPFKGLTGNGCHAHISVWDVEGKTNAFADKDMPFGLSAKGKTFLGGIMRHASALAAVTNPTVNSYKRINAPRTISGATWAPNTVTWTGNNRTHMVRVPGPGRFELRLPDGAVNPYLLQAIIVAAGLNGIRKNADPGRHYDIDMYKEGHTVTDAPRLPLNLLDALREYDKDEDLKATLGLEFSSAYLKLKHQEWNAYTSHFTEWERQTTLDI
- the purU gene encoding formyltetrahydrofolate deformylase, with the protein product MKHFVLTVACKATRGIVAAISGYLAAKGCNINDSSQFDDMESGKFFMRVGFASEEQKTMAEIAEGFAEIAKPFDMKYRFNDNDERMKVLLMVSRFGHCLNDLLYRWKIGALPIEIVGVVSNHFEYQKVVVNHDIPFHHIKVTKENKPQAEARLMEVVEQSGTELIVLARYMQVLSDAVCKKMSGRIINIHHSFLPSFKGANPYKQAFERGVKLIGATAHYVTEDLDEGPIIEQDVARITHAQSGEDYVSIGRDVESQVLARAIHAHIHHRTFINGNRTVIFPPSPGSYASERMG
- a CDS encoding aminomethyltransferase family protein; this translates as MALSWRFSALADRHRALGSNLEDWSGMGTAWTYDKDIYEEHIAVRTKAGIMDVSGLKKVHLVGPHAIAILEYITTRDMTKIYPGKSVYACMLNDRGHFTDDCIVYRTGPNSWMLVHGSGSGFEEIVKQAQGRNCAVLFDDDLHDLSLQGPLAVDYLEKYVPGIRDLKYFHHMQTTLFGAPVMISRTGYTGERGYEIFVRGQDAGMVWDRIVDEGKEMGIIPVCFSVLDMLRVESYLLFYPYDNSQMYPFANEQPGDSLWELGLDFTVSPGKTGFRGAEEHARLKGKERFKIFGLLVEADGPTDLGDEVWDGDKKVGVITCPSYSKLTNRSMAIMRVEVPYAVQGTKLQVKGKNVNAPAIAHTITFDDPKKTKRTAQG
- a CDS encoding dimethylamine monooxygenase subunit DmmA family protein — translated: MLVQGIKSRPEYKGLDIDPHAKRHLFVLEGEGAAAFTDQVELKGRDFLAKSEILYLAAGAAPKTYDLTLSALSPDIFWQAPTLQPLLFRLRACLEQARMGTRLYIAGTEGFIGQIMQVALEFGIDFNSIRTEHRGSTARRVQCVHCKGITDSVTTSPFACTHCGLLLLVRDHYSRRLGAFQGVNIDAEEPGTAPAPEEMFP
- a CDS encoding PDR/VanB family oxidoreductase, producing MSLNTDMPVRVADVTEVTDLVKRFRFERLDGHPMPFFSGGAHVVVSMNDNGLLRRNPYSLMSNPDDNSAYEISVLRVPNSRGGSVFMHEQVKPGDQLTVSQPVNLFAPDHRGRKHILFAGGIGITPFIAMMEQFSRDNIAFELHYAIRSRSHGAYWQQLLDRYGPRRIKIYVDEEKTYIPVAEIADNQPLGTHLYVCGPAGMIDGVLMTALKAGWPKENLHSERFLAPPAGLPFQVFLEKSDIHMTVGEHQSILEAAEAHGCDAPYMCRGGACGQCETAVSSCDGTLEHNDIYLSDEEKASGKKVMICVSRFKGQQLVLQL